In a single window of the bacterium genome:
- the sulP gene encoding sulfate permease, whose translation MHRILEPKLIAIFREGYTKKQFSADVVAGVIVGIVALPLAIAFAIASGVKPEQGLYTAVVAGFIIAALGGSRAQVSGPTGAFVVIVYGIVHEHGYAGLAVATMLAGLFLIIMGAMRMGVLLKFIPYPVTVGFTSGIALIIFSSQTRDFLGLQIASVPADFVEKWAAYFANLHTFSPHALGVGLLALALIVLWPRVTHRIPGSFVALLVMTAIVHLFDVPVETIGSRFGEVPNNLPAPRMPDISWKMITEVFSPAVTIALLAAIESLLSAVVADGMLGTRHRSNMELIAQGVGNFLSPVFGGIPATGAIARTATNIKNGGRTPVAGLVHALVLLLIMLFFAQYAALIPMPVLAAILIYVAYNMSEWHMFVKLMRSPRSDVVVLFATFLLTVLIDLTVAIQVGVVLAAFLFLNRMANVTQANLITKELQNDVDELEDDPNAISRRQVPPGVEVFEIHGPLFFGAIDQFKDTIRLLEKSPRVLILRIRNVLAVDATALRALEVEVENARKHGNVIILSGVHAQPLHAMRQAGLLEKLGEENVCANIDDALNRARGILGLPPVPRPGPFVATVAREKHLEPE comes from the coding sequence ATGCACAGGATTCTTGAACCCAAACTCATTGCCATTTTTCGTGAAGGCTATACCAAGAAGCAATTCTCAGCGGACGTGGTTGCCGGCGTCATCGTCGGCATTGTGGCTTTGCCACTGGCGATTGCCTTCGCCATCGCCTCCGGCGTAAAACCGGAGCAGGGCCTCTACACCGCGGTGGTGGCGGGCTTCATCATTGCCGCCTTGGGCGGCAGCCGCGCGCAGGTCAGCGGCCCCACCGGCGCGTTCGTTGTGATCGTTTATGGCATCGTGCACGAGCATGGCTACGCAGGCTTGGCGGTTGCCACCATGCTCGCCGGCCTCTTTCTGATCATCATGGGCGCGATGCGGATGGGCGTGCTGCTCAAGTTCATTCCGTATCCCGTGACGGTCGGTTTCACCAGCGGCATCGCGTTGATCATTTTCTCCTCGCAGACCCGCGATTTCCTAGGCTTGCAGATCGCCAGCGTGCCGGCTGATTTCGTCGAGAAGTGGGCCGCCTACTTCGCCAACCTGCACACGTTCAGCCCGCACGCGCTCGGCGTGGGCCTGCTGGCGCTGGCGCTCATCGTCTTGTGGCCGCGGGTGACGCATCGCATTCCCGGTTCGTTTGTCGCCCTGCTCGTGATGACGGCCATCGTTCATCTTTTTGACGTGCCGGTGGAGACCATCGGCAGCCGGTTCGGCGAGGTGCCCAACAATCTGCCGGCCCCGCGCATGCCGGACATTAGTTGGAAGATGATTACCGAGGTGTTTTCACCGGCGGTCACCATTGCGCTGCTGGCCGCGATCGAATCCCTGCTGTCCGCGGTGGTGGCCGACGGCATGCTGGGCACGCGCCACCGCTCGAACATGGAATTGATTGCACAGGGCGTCGGCAATTTTCTTTCGCCGGTCTTCGGCGGCATTCCCGCGACCGGCGCGATCGCGCGCACGGCGACGAACATCAAGAACGGCGGCCGCACGCCGGTGGCGGGCCTGGTGCACGCGCTGGTCTTGCTGCTCATCATGCTGTTCTTCGCGCAGTATGCCGCGCTGATTCCCATGCCCGTGCTGGCAGCGATTCTGATCTACGTCGCCTACAACATGAGCGAATGGCACATGTTCGTCAAGCTCATGCGCAGCCCGCGCAGCGATGTCGTCGTCCTGTTCGCCACGTTTCTGCTGACGGTTTTAATCGATTTGACGGTCGCCATTCAAGTGGGCGTCGTGCTGGCGGCCTTTCTGTTCCTGAATCGCATGGCGAACGTCACGCAAGCCAATCTCATCACCAAGGAGCTGCAAAACGATGTTGACGAATTGGAAGACGACCCGAATGCGATTTCGCGCCGGCAGGTGCCGCCGGGCGTCGAGGTGTTTGAGATTCACGGCCCCTTGTTCTTTGGCGCCATCGATCAATTCAAAGACACCATTCGCCTGCTGGAAAAGTCTCCCCGCGTGCTCATTCTGCGCATCCGCAATGTTCTGGCCGTTGATGCGACTGCGTTGCGCGCCCTGGAAGTGGAGGTCGAGAATGCCAGGAAGCACGGCAATGTGATCATTCTTTCGGGTGTGCACGCGCAGCCCTTGCATGCCATGCGGCAAGCGGGACTGCTGGAAAAACTCGGCGAGGAAAACGTTTGCGCCAATATTGATGATGCACTGAATCGCGCGCGCGGCATACTCGGCTTGCCGCCCGTGCCGCGGCCCGGGCCTTTTGTCGCGACGGTGGCGCGGGAGAAACATCTGGAGCCAGAGTGA
- a CDS encoding CopD family protein, producing MVDYIVNALHLLATVIWIGGMAYTAVVLMPAAQALDPGPRGQLMGAVAKRFSIVAWSSILLLLITGLIKTPAEMLLDTASTYGVVLTVKHALVLIMIIIGSVITFSVVPKTRSLAPAPGERPSPAFVKAQQQLKMLATTNLILGIIVLLCVVQLES from the coding sequence ATGGTCGATTACATTGTCAATGCGTTGCACTTGCTGGCCACGGTGATTTGGATCGGCGGCATGGCCTACACCGCGGTAGTGCTCATGCCGGCGGCTCAGGCCCTGGATCCGGGCCCGCGCGGCCAGCTCATGGGTGCCGTGGCCAAGCGCTTCAGCATCGTGGCCTGGAGCAGCATCCTGCTGCTGCTGATTACCGGATTGATCAAAACTCCGGCGGAAATGCTGCTCGATACGGCTTCGACCTATGGGGTGGTGCTGACCGTCAAGCATGCGTTGGTGTTGATCATGATCATCATCGGCAGTGTGATCACCTTCAGCGTTGTGCCGAAGACGCGATCGCTGGCGCCGGCGCCCGGCGAGCGGCCCTCGCCGGCCTTCGTCAAGGCGCAGCAGCAGCTCAAAATGCTCGCCACCACCAATTTGATCCTGGGCATCATTGTGCTGTTGTGCGTGGTGCAGCTTGAAAGCTGA
- a CDS encoding glycosyl transferase family 36 produces MKSFKTKYGHFSKDGKEYVITTPRTPRPWINVISNGDYGLTISQTGSGYSWRTHAQLNRLTRWEQDLIKDEWGKYLYLRDEKGNVWSAGWKPVCHEPERYLCRHGLGYSVIESLNFGIASTLLVFVPNEEPLELWQLTLRNTSRRPRQLNVFSFFEWCLGQAPDWHREFHKSFIETAYDASTNAIFATKRLWEIPTARGHWNADWGYVAFHAASVKPVAFDTDKETFLGRYGQQRLPEAVQTGKLKKRSGNWLDPIASLQLKLTLQPGEQKTVCFTLGATPTVEAAVDLIDKYRAPGQVASALTAVQERWHTLLNTVACDTPDAAMNLMLNTWLKYQAISGRLWGRTAYYQTGGAFGFRDQLQDSHIFLPIAAARTARQILLHARHQFQDGTVYHWWHPISEIGLHNQISDNLLWLPFVVNSYLQETGDFALLQTPEPFVDDPQPVSLFEHCVRAIDKALARSSERGLPLIGAGDWNDGLSAVGLEGKGESVWLGHFLHLILRDFAAIAERVGETQRAQSYRERAQRLRAVLNAQAWDGEWYYRATKDNGEKIGSRENTQGRIYLNAQTWAVIAGVADRGRAEQVMNMVEQHLEYKAGPLLLYPGYDAPDQFIGYLSRYAAGMRENGGVYTHAATWAVIAEALLGRGEHAFRMFAKLNPINRGSQPEEYFAEPFVTPGNIEGPDSKFYGRGGWTWYTGSAAWLFKVGWEWILGVRPTLDGLLLDPCIPAGWQSFTVVRQYRDAVYDIEVRNPERLNGGVKQVLIDSESYPGGRTATGVLLPVFAPGTTHKIIVTLGAHAEAGLVTSE; encoded by the coding sequence TTGAAAAGTTTCAAAACCAAGTACGGCCATTTTTCCAAAGATGGCAAAGAATACGTGATCACCACCCCGCGCACGCCGCGGCCGTGGATCAATGTGATCAGTAACGGCGACTACGGCCTCACCATTTCACAAACCGGCAGCGGCTACAGTTGGCGCACGCACGCCCAGCTCAATCGCCTGACGCGCTGGGAGCAGGATCTCATCAAAGACGAATGGGGCAAGTACCTTTATCTCCGCGATGAAAAAGGCAACGTGTGGTCCGCCGGCTGGAAACCGGTTTGCCACGAGCCGGAGCGCTACCTCTGCCGTCACGGCCTGGGCTACAGTGTGATTGAATCGTTGAATTTCGGCATTGCCTCCACGTTACTGGTGTTCGTGCCGAACGAGGAACCGCTGGAGCTGTGGCAACTCACGCTGCGCAACACCTCGCGCCGGCCCAGGCAGCTCAACGTGTTTTCATTCTTTGAATGGTGCTTGGGCCAGGCACCGGATTGGCACCGCGAGTTTCACAAGTCCTTCATTGAAACCGCCTATGATGCCTCGACCAACGCCATCTTTGCCACCAAGCGGCTGTGGGAAATTCCCACCGCGCGCGGCCACTGGAATGCCGACTGGGGTTATGTCGCGTTCCATGCCGCCAGCGTGAAGCCCGTCGCCTTTGACACGGACAAGGAGACCTTTCTCGGCCGCTACGGCCAGCAGCGCCTGCCCGAGGCGGTGCAGACCGGCAAGCTCAAAAAGCGGAGCGGCAACTGGCTCGATCCGATTGCCAGCCTGCAACTCAAGCTCACGTTGCAGCCGGGCGAGCAAAAGACCGTGTGCTTCACGCTCGGCGCCACGCCGACCGTGGAGGCCGCCGTCGATCTGATCGACAAGTATCGCGCACCCGGCCAGGTCGCCTCCGCGCTGACGGCAGTGCAGGAACGCTGGCACACGCTGCTGAACACGGTGGCCTGCGACACGCCGGACGCGGCGATGAATCTCATGCTCAACACCTGGTTGAAGTATCAAGCCATCTCCGGACGCTTGTGGGGCCGCACGGCTTACTACCAAACCGGCGGCGCTTTCGGCTTTCGCGATCAACTGCAGGACAGCCACATTTTCCTGCCGATCGCCGCGGCGCGCACCGCCCGGCAGATTCTGCTGCATGCGCGACATCAATTCCAAGACGGCACGGTGTATCATTGGTGGCATCCCATTTCCGAGATTGGCTTGCACAACCAAATCTCCGACAACCTGCTGTGGTTGCCGTTCGTGGTCAACAGCTATTTGCAGGAAACCGGTGATTTCGCGCTGCTGCAGACTCCCGAACCGTTTGTCGACGATCCCCAGCCGGTGTCGCTCTTCGAGCATTGCGTGCGCGCCATCGACAAGGCGCTCGCGCGTTCGAGCGAGCGCGGGCTGCCGTTGATCGGCGCCGGCGATTGGAATGACGGCTTGAGCGCGGTCGGCCTGGAGGGCAAAGGCGAATCAGTCTGGCTGGGGCATTTTCTGCATCTCATTCTCCGGGATTTTGCGGCAATTGCGGAACGCGTTGGAGAGACGCAGCGGGCGCAGAGCTATCGCGAACGCGCGCAGCGTTTGCGCGCAGTCCTGAATGCGCAGGCCTGGGACGGCGAGTGGTACTATCGCGCCACCAAAGACAACGGTGAGAAGATCGGCAGCCGCGAAAATACGCAGGGCCGCATTTATCTCAATGCGCAAACCTGGGCGGTGATCGCCGGCGTCGCCGATCGCGGCCGCGCCGAACAAGTCATGAACATGGTCGAGCAGCACCTGGAATACAAGGCCGGGCCGCTGTTGCTTTATCCCGGTTATGACGCGCCGGACCAGTTCATCGGTTATCTTTCACGCTACGCTGCCGGCATGCGCGAGAACGGCGGCGTGTACACCCATGCCGCCACCTGGGCGGTGATTGCCGAAGCTCTGCTCGGCCGCGGCGAGCACGCCTTTCGCATGTTCGCGAAGCTCAACCCGATCAACCGCGGCAGTCAGCCGGAGGAATACTTTGCCGAGCCGTTTGTCACGCCCGGCAACATTGAAGGGCCTGATTCCAAATTCTACGGCCGCGGCGGCTGGACTTGGTACACCGGCTCCGCAGCCTGGCTCTTCAAAGTTGGTTGGGAATGGATTCTCGGCGTGCGGCCGACGCTCGACGGACTGCTGCTCGACCCCTGCATTCCCGCCGGCTGGCAAAGCTTCACAGTTGTGCGCCAGTACCGTGATGCCGTTTATGATATCGAAGTGCGCAACCCCGAGCGGTTGAACGGCGGCGTCAAGCAAGTATTGATCGACAGCGAAAGCTATCCCGGCGGTAGAACTGCCACCGGCGTGTTGTTGCCCGTGTTTGCGCCTGGAACGACGCACAAAATCATCGTCACCCTCGGGGCACACGCGGAGGCGGGATTAGTCACATCAGAGTGA
- a CDS encoding GDSL-type esterase/lipase family protein, with translation MRKFSVLLCGWLLLAPLLAAGQTNPSPRHIVVLGSSTAEGVGPKDRNNAWVNRYRAYLQTLNTSHQVSNLARGGYTTYHILPDGLTPPAGRPAPDRERNITKALSLKPDGIIINLPSNDATSGYSVTEQLANYDAVLARAKSQGVPVWITTTQPRNLSASQRQNLMTMRDSTLARYGRRALDFWNVIATADGTINSLYDSGDGIHLNDAAHQILFDRVVAARVHQLALSDSAFLEMVQRASFEFFWQEANPSNGLIKDRSATGAACSIASVGFGLTAIAIAIDHGWITRAAGRERVLAALKTFWEKPQGREAQGKIGYKGFFYHFLDMNTALRAWNSELSSIDTALLLAGILDMKQYFTTADPAETQIRSLADSIYHRVDWNWMRNFQPNVLGGWFPETGFINWWWGGYNEAMIMNILGLGSPTHPLPTTIWPAWTSGYKWQTHYGYTYVNFPPLFGHQYSHCWIDFRNIQDAYMRGRGITYFENSRRATLAARAYAIANPGNWRGYGENVWGLTACDGPNGYRARGAPPAENDDGTIAPTAAGGSMPFAPEVCLPALRYMYETYGASLWTRYGFRDAFNLTQNWWGPDVIGIDEGPIVLMIENYRNGSVWQRFMQNADVQRGLQRAGFLPVTAVEGKNHGAPARFELAQNFPNPFNPSTLIRFSLPQPSRVQLRVFDLAGRVVATLVQGTLAGGPHEFVFDGRNLASGVYWYALEAGEFKQMRKAVLVK, from the coding sequence ATGAGAAAATTCTCTGTGCTGCTCTGCGGCTGGTTGCTGCTCGCGCCGTTGCTGGCGGCCGGCCAAACGAATCCTTCGCCGCGGCACATTGTCGTGCTCGGCTCTTCCACCGCCGAAGGTGTCGGTCCGAAGGACCGAAACAATGCCTGGGTAAATCGTTATCGGGCCTATTTGCAGACGCTGAATACGAGCCACCAGGTTTCGAATCTTGCCCGGGGCGGGTATACCACTTATCACATCCTGCCGGATGGTTTGACGCCGCCGGCGGGCCGGCCGGCGCCCGATCGTGAGCGTAACATCACCAAGGCCTTGTCCCTCAAGCCCGATGGTATCATCATCAATTTGCCGAGCAATGACGCCACCAGCGGTTACAGTGTGACCGAGCAACTGGCGAACTATGACGCCGTGCTGGCGCGCGCCAAAAGTCAGGGCGTGCCGGTGTGGATCACCACCACGCAGCCGCGCAATCTCAGCGCCTCGCAGCGGCAGAATCTCATGACGATGCGCGATTCCACCCTGGCCCGGTACGGCCGCCGCGCCCTCGATTTTTGGAACGTGATTGCCACTGCCGACGGCACCATCAACTCGCTTTATGACAGCGGCGACGGCATCCACTTGAATGATGCGGCGCACCAGATTTTGTTTGACCGCGTGGTGGCGGCGCGCGTGCATCAACTGGCCCTGAGCGACAGTGCCTTCCTCGAGATGGTGCAGCGCGCCTCGTTCGAATTCTTCTGGCAGGAAGCCAATCCCAGCAACGGCTTGATCAAGGATCGCAGCGCCACCGGCGCGGCCTGCAGCATTGCCTCGGTCGGCTTCGGACTGACGGCCATTGCCATTGCGATTGACCACGGCTGGATTACGCGGGCCGCGGGCCGCGAGCGCGTGCTGGCGGCGCTCAAGACGTTTTGGGAGAAGCCGCAGGGCCGTGAAGCCCAGGGCAAGATCGGCTACAAGGGCTTCTTCTATCACTTCCTCGATATGAACACCGCGCTGCGCGCGTGGAATTCCGAGCTGTCTTCGATCGATACCGCGCTGCTGCTCGCCGGCATTCTTGACATGAAGCAGTATTTCACCACCGCTGATCCGGCTGAAACACAAATCCGCAGCCTGGCGGATTCGATCTACCACCGCGTCGATTGGAATTGGATGCGCAACTTCCAGCCCAATGTCCTGGGCGGCTGGTTTCCTGAAACCGGGTTCATCAACTGGTGGTGGGGCGGCTACAATGAAGCCATGATCATGAACATTCTCGGCCTGGGCTCGCCGACGCATCCGCTGCCCACCACAATCTGGCCGGCGTGGACCAGTGGCTACAAGTGGCAGACACACTATGGCTATACTTATGTGAATTTCCCGCCGCTGTTTGGCCATCAATACTCGCATTGTTGGATCGATTTCCGCAACATTCAGGATGCCTACATGCGCGGCAGGGGCATTACTTATTTCGAAAATTCACGGCGGGCCACCCTGGCGGCGCGCGCCTACGCCATCGCCAATCCCGGCAACTGGCGCGGTTACGGCGAGAATGTTTGGGGCTTGACCGCCTGCGACGGCCCCAACGGATATCGCGCGCGCGGCGCGCCGCCGGCCGAAAATGATGACGGCACCATCGCGCCTACTGCCGCCGGTGGTTCCATGCCCTTTGCGCCGGAAGTCTGCCTGCCGGCACTGCGCTACATGTACGAGACCTATGGCGCGAGCCTGTGGACGCGCTACGGTTTTCGCGACGCCTTCAATCTCACCCAGAACTGGTGGGGCCCGGACGTGATCGGCATCGACGAAGGCCCGATTGTGTTGATGATCGAGAATTACCGCAACGGCAGCGTCTGGCAGCGCTTCATGCAAAACGCCGATGTGCAACGCGGTTTGCAGCGCGCCGGCTTCCTGCCGGTGACCGCCGTGGAAGGAAAAAACCACGGCGCGCCCGCCCGCTTCGAGCTTGCGCAAAACTTTCCCAATCCCTTCAACCCCTCGACGCTGATTCGATTCTCCCTGCCGCAACCCAGCCGGGTGCAGTTGAGAGTTTTCGATCTTGCCGGCCGGGTGGTGGCCACGTTGGTGCAGGGCACATTGGCAGGCGGGCCTCATGAGTTCGTGTTCGACGGGAGAAATTTGGCGAGCGGGGTTTATTGGTACGCCCTGGAGGCAGGAGAATTCAAACAAATGCGCAAGGCGGTTTTGGTAAAATAG